In Bacteroidota bacterium, a single window of DNA contains:
- a CDS encoding glycosyltransferase yields MKITMACYQSVSLIRGGPRVQILQTKSELEKLGVDVSLFQTWDSASGFHPDIFHLFSANLGTFHLARNIEPLGIPLVTSPIFFTRHSARSIRLALGLEHTLKRVRTGIWTDYGYTEQICKWSRAVLPNTTDEARLIEDGLSIPSQKISVIPNGVDARFESGDPSLFRKKYGLDNFILNVGHIGPARKNVLGLIRALRTIDHPAVIIGTIIGKEGERCVKEAAENKRILLIPGLENDSEMLASAYAGCDVFALPSLFETPGIAALEAALAGAKIVITPVGGTREYFGTMAQYVDPYSVESIRAGILAALNRNRSPELKHHIKQEYLWNKVAEKTLALYKKIL; encoded by the coding sequence ATGAAAATTACGATGGCCTGTTATCAATCGGTGTCTCTTATTCGCGGCGGCCCGCGCGTGCAAATCTTGCAAACAAAGAGCGAGCTTGAAAAACTCGGCGTCGACGTGTCGCTCTTCCAAACTTGGGATTCCGCTTCCGGTTTCCACCCCGACATTTTTCATCTCTTTTCGGCCAACCTTGGGACATTCCACCTTGCAAGGAATATTGAGCCCCTCGGAATTCCGCTCGTGACCTCGCCGATCTTTTTCACACGGCACTCAGCGCGGTCAATTCGTCTTGCACTCGGGCTCGAACATACGTTAAAACGCGTTCGCACCGGCATCTGGACCGACTATGGCTACACGGAACAAATATGCAAATGGTCCCGGGCTGTTCTCCCGAATACGACGGATGAAGCTCGCTTAATCGAAGACGGCCTCAGCATCCCGTCGCAAAAGATCTCTGTCATACCGAACGGAGTCGATGCCCGGTTTGAGTCCGGCGATCCATCGTTGTTCAGGAAAAAGTACGGACTGGACAATTTCATCCTCAACGTCGGCCACATCGGGCCGGCGCGCAAGAATGTTCTTGGGCTTATCCGAGCGCTGCGAACCATCGATCATCCTGCTGTTATCATCGGAACAATTATCGGCAAGGAGGGAGAACGGTGCGTTAAGGAAGCGGCAGAGAACAAGAGGATACTTCTTATCCCTGGATTGGAAAACGATTCTGAAATGCTCGCGTCAGCTTATGCCGGTTGCGACGTCTTTGCGCTCCCGTCGTTATTTGAGACACCGGGCATTGCCGCTCTTGAGGCTGCTCTCGCCGGCGCAAAAATTGTCATTACTCCGGTCGGCGGAACACGCGAATATTTTGGTACGATGGCACAGTATGTCGACCCGTACTCAGTTGAATCAATCCGCGCCGGAATTCTTGCCGCATTGAATAGGAATCGTTCGCCGGAATTGAAGCATCACATCAAACAGGAATATTTGTGGAACAAAGTCGCCGAAAAGACTTTGGCGCTGTATAAAAAAATCTTGTAA
- a CDS encoding site-2 protease family protein, producing the protein MKFSKIIIHLVLFVVCFFTITVAGVQWLNRDPFDLANFSSGIPYSLCILFILACHEFGHYFAARIHGVDATLPYFIPFPTLPSVVNFGTLGAVIRTRSAVPSKKIMFDIGVAGPIAGFMATLIVLSYGFLALPGKEFILSIHPQYFSQVQPEGGVDLTFGSPLLYQLLSFVFTNPTRQFVPPMTEMYHYPYLCAGWFGLFVTAMNLLPVGQLDGGHAAYTMFGTKHKVIARAAFVVIVVIGLLGLLPVINVHVSFGWIGWLFWALILLLVVKLDHPPVLDETPLDPTRRNIGWITFGILCLSFVPTPFTISL; encoded by the coding sequence GTGAAATTCTCAAAAATTATCATCCATTTGGTTCTTTTTGTTGTCTGTTTTTTTACGATCACCGTCGCCGGAGTCCAGTGGCTGAACCGCGACCCGTTCGACTTAGCAAACTTTTCTAGCGGGATCCCCTATTCACTCTGCATTCTCTTTATTCTCGCCTGCCATGAGTTCGGCCACTACTTTGCAGCCCGAATTCACGGGGTCGACGCAACACTCCCATATTTTATCCCTTTCCCAACTCTTCCGAGCGTCGTCAATTTCGGAACTCTCGGTGCGGTCATCAGAACAAGATCAGCCGTACCATCGAAAAAAATCATGTTCGACATCGGCGTTGCCGGACCTATAGCGGGATTCATGGCAACGCTCATCGTATTGTCATATGGATTCCTTGCACTCCCTGGAAAAGAATTTATCCTCTCAATCCATCCCCAATATTTCTCTCAGGTTCAACCCGAGGGGGGCGTCGACTTGACCTTCGGCAGTCCCCTGCTCTATCAATTGCTATCATTCGTATTTACGAATCCTACGAGACAATTCGTTCCGCCTATGACCGAAATGTATCATTATCCGTATCTTTGTGCCGGCTGGTTCGGTCTGTTTGTGACTGCGATGAATTTGCTCCCCGTCGGCCAACTAGACGGCGGACATGCGGCATACACAATGTTTGGAACAAAGCATAAGGTCATTGCGCGCGCAGCCTTCGTCGTCATTGTCGTCATCGGTCTCCTTGGACTCCTTCCGGTCATCAATGTCCATGTATCATTTGGTTGGATAGGCTGGCTCTTCTGGGCACTCATCCTTCTGCTTGTGGTTAAGCTTGATCATCCTCCGGTGCTTGATGAAACTCCGCTGGATCCAACCAGAAGAAATATTGGTTGGATCACTTTCGGCATTCTTTGCCTTTCATTTGTTCCGACCCCGTTCACGATCTCCCTGTAA
- a CDS encoding flippase, with the protein MKPHARNILSLFGFDALGRFLGFVSTTYLARTLGNGAFGVMNLGLAVLSYGLIFASPGVHIIGTRMVSQHTSDDSTILKQVTTLRFVLALCTTAVMTAGTVILVRDVTTAYVVIFYLASLLPFALQLEWFFQGTQRIAALGASRAAGLLVFVLLVIFIVKSEADIILVPAAYFVSAAVNAIVLYFANQKKRTEDRALIKNTPSATVRWSSILRQSLPVGAAVIIGQAVLNLPVLLLGVFATTADIGNFSAASKLIFFLLAIDRAIYVLFYPLVAKSIKSAPMGVGKQVSRILNYVLIVVLPICTGGLVLARPIIVLIFGPAYENSSLLLQILLFYFLFTILNSIFAFIVIAAGNEKRYSAIMVTVSSALIVALVPLTYYWKAAGASCGMAAGECFMMVLMFRECRASISPRLQFQSIKPAVSALCMGLVIVSLPFTALYVLIPLGMIIYFVSMIVLRGIGKEDLIFLKERFL; encoded by the coding sequence ATGAAACCGCACGCAAGAAATATTCTCTCCCTTTTCGGGTTTGACGCCCTCGGGCGCTTTCTCGGTTTTGTTTCGACAACATACTTAGCGAGAACGCTTGGCAATGGAGCGTTTGGAGTAATGAATTTAGGCTTGGCGGTTCTTTCGTATGGATTGATCTTCGCAAGCCCCGGCGTGCACATTATCGGAACAAGAATGGTTTCTCAACACACATCCGATGATTCGACGATTCTCAAGCAAGTGACAACACTGCGCTTCGTCCTGGCTCTCTGTACTACGGCGGTCATGACCGCCGGAACAGTTATTCTCGTTCGCGATGTGACCACAGCATACGTCGTCATTTTCTATTTGGCTTCTTTACTCCCGTTTGCCCTTCAGCTTGAGTGGTTTTTTCAGGGCACGCAACGGATCGCCGCTTTAGGAGCGAGCCGTGCGGCAGGGCTTCTCGTCTTTGTCCTTCTTGTCATCTTCATCGTGAAATCCGAGGCCGATATCATTCTGGTCCCTGCAGCGTACTTCGTGAGCGCGGCCGTGAACGCAATTGTCCTTTATTTTGCAAATCAAAAAAAGAGGACCGAGGACCGCGCTCTGATCAAAAATACGCCTTCGGCAACCGTCCGCTGGAGCTCAATCCTTCGACAATCCTTGCCTGTCGGCGCCGCGGTCATTATCGGGCAAGCCGTCCTCAACCTTCCGGTTCTCCTTCTGGGCGTTTTTGCGACAACGGCGGATATCGGAAATTTCAGCGCCGCATCGAAGCTGATATTTTTCCTGCTCGCGATCGACAGGGCAATCTACGTACTGTTCTACCCGCTCGTGGCAAAGTCGATCAAGTCGGCGCCCATGGGGGTCGGAAAACAAGTGAGCCGAATCCTCAATTATGTCCTCATCGTTGTGTTACCGATTTGCACCGGCGGGCTGGTCCTTGCGCGTCCCATTATCGTTCTCATTTTTGGGCCAGCCTACGAAAATTCGAGCCTCCTCCTTCAGATTCTCCTTTTTTATTTCCTCTTTACGATATTAAATAGTATTTTTGCGTTTATCGTGATTGCAGCGGGCAACGAAAAACGATATTCAGCGATCATGGTCACCGTGTCGAGCGCGCTGATCGTTGCCCTGGTTCCGCTGACATATTATTGGAAGGCCGCCGGCGCTTCATGCGGAATGGCCGCTGGAGAATGCTTCATGATGGTTCTGATGTTCCGCGAATGCCGCGCATCAATTTCTCCGCGATTGCAATTCCAATCGATCAAACCCGCGGTTTCTGCCTTATGTATGGGGTTGGTCATCGTTTCTCTGCCGTTCACGGCACTCTATGTTTTGATCCCCCTTGGCATGATCATTTACTTTGTTTCAATGATTGTGTTGCGGGGAATAGGAAAAGAAGATCTCATCTTTCTTAAAGAGCGTTTCCTTTGA
- a CDS encoding glycosyltransferase family 4 protein, producing MADQPHILFTSTFHSSFIDEDIRLLQKNFHVTTAITKGWVAPFVLLRNLFSADLTFSWFASTYASFLVFFAHLLGKKSILVLGGADVAKEIELGYGIWNSRWKSYIVRYGISHATAVLAVDQFLKQEAIRLAKYSGDNITVAPTGYDPEYWTADGAKEQLVLTIASCPDVMRVKLKGIDIFIAAAEKMPDIRFVLIGLNANVASSLSIPSNVQCLSFMPQEEIKKWYQRAKVYCQLSLREGLPNTVCEAMLCECIPVGTNVGGIPTAIGDAGFLVSYNSISETVEAIRSALLRPPDDGVRARARISERFALAKRERTLQETVAKLAP from the coding sequence TTGGCTGACCAACCTCACATACTGTTCACGTCAACATTCCATTCTTCGTTCATCGACGAAGACATCCGGCTTCTCCAAAAGAATTTTCATGTCACTACAGCCATCACAAAAGGGTGGGTGGCGCCATTCGTGCTCCTCCGAAACCTTTTTTCCGCAGACCTCACCTTTTCATGGTTTGCTTCTACGTATGCCTCCTTCCTGGTTTTCTTCGCGCATCTCCTTGGGAAAAAGTCGATCCTTGTCCTCGGCGGAGCCGATGTCGCAAAGGAAATTGAACTGGGGTACGGCATTTGGAATAGCCGGTGGAAATCGTACATCGTCCGGTACGGCATCAGTCATGCCACAGCCGTTCTTGCGGTCGACCAATTCTTGAAGCAAGAGGCGATTCGCTTGGCCAAATACTCCGGCGATAACATCACCGTCGCCCCCACGGGCTATGATCCGGAATATTGGACCGCAGACGGCGCCAAAGAACAGCTTGTCCTGACGATCGCTTCGTGCCCGGATGTGATGAGGGTTAAACTTAAAGGAATTGATATCTTTATTGCCGCCGCGGAAAAAATGCCCGACATCCGATTCGTATTAATCGGTTTGAATGCAAACGTTGCTTCTTCATTGAGCATTCCATCCAATGTTCAATGCCTCTCTTTTATGCCGCAAGAAGAGATAAAAAAATGGTACCAGCGGGCAAAAGTGTACTGTCAACTTTCGCTTCGTGAGGGATTACCAAATACCGTGTGCGAGGCAATGCTGTGCGAGTGCATTCCGGTGGGAACAAACGTCGGCGGGATTCCAACGGCCATTGGGGATGCCGGCTTCCTCGTCAGCTACAACAGCATCTCAGAGACAGTAGAAGCGATCCGTTCGGCACTGCTCCGACCGCCGGATGACGGCGTCCGTGCGCGAGCAAGAATTTCAGAGCGATTTGCCCTCGCCAAAAGAGAACGTACCTTGCAGGAAACGGTCGCAAAATTGGCGCCATGA
- a CDS encoding PorV/PorQ family protein, with the protein MTRAHVTLLIISLCSFSLCAQTENASTGLAFLKLGVGARAIGMGEAYSALSSDASGVYYNPAGISFGSDDEITLMHKQWVFGTTSEFLGAAVHSQHFAFGFGFNSTNVDDIEIRQQPGPPEGTFGLHDLAISATASWRIDTSLSIGATGKFLYEKIYVNESDGADLDIGARYQYDRHFAFAAVLTNIGSMSNLLTEPIILPAGARFGASFQSTPVDYLAFTLAGDALKTFKDDGTRIDIGGELAYNSFIAFRTGYQFGYDAKGFSAGFGLRYGLLQLDYAYVPFLDQLGDTHTFSLTFRL; encoded by the coding sequence ATGACAAGAGCACACGTTACGCTTCTCATTATCAGCTTATGCTCATTTTCGCTCTGCGCCCAAACAGAAAATGCTTCGACCGGACTTGCATTTTTGAAATTAGGAGTCGGCGCGCGTGCCATCGGCATGGGTGAAGCATACAGCGCCCTTTCCAGCGACGCCTCCGGCGTCTATTATAATCCGGCGGGAATTTCTTTCGGGTCGGACGATGAAATCACCCTCATGCACAAGCAGTGGGTCTTCGGCACAACGTCAGAATTTCTTGGAGCCGCGGTTCACTCACAGCATTTTGCGTTCGGCTTCGGGTTCAATTCAACAAACGTGGACGATATCGAAATCCGCCAGCAGCCCGGACCGCCCGAGGGAACATTCGGACTGCACGACCTTGCAATCTCCGCCACCGCCAGCTGGCGCATCGACACCTCGCTCAGCATCGGAGCGACGGGTAAATTCCTCTATGAAAAAATCTATGTCAACGAATCCGACGGCGCAGATCTCGATATCGGCGCCCGGTATCAATACGATCGACATTTTGCGTTCGCTGCCGTGTTGACGAACATCGGCTCAATGAGCAACTTGCTGACGGAGCCGATCATTCTTCCCGCAGGCGCTCGGTTCGGAGCTTCATTCCAAAGCACTCCCGTGGATTACCTCGCATTTACGCTGGCCGGAGACGCGTTAAAGACTTTTAAGGACGACGGAACACGCATCGACATCGGAGGCGAGCTGGCGTACAATTCCTTCATCGCTTTTCGGACGGGTTATCAATTCGGTTACGACGCAAAAGGATTCTCCGCCGGATTCGGCCTTCGGTACGGCTTGCTCCAGCTCGATTATGCCTACGTCCCGTTTCTGGATCAATTGGGAGACACTCATACCTTTTCGCTGACGTTCCGATTGTAA
- a CDS encoding FlgD immunoglobulin-like domain containing protein, with product MVSLSLTEAYAQLLNQNSYRLESTKAVSTSNAPLSNSVTDIVISGNTVWLGTGKGLSRSTDGGQTWTNYFGRPEFGQEDISAVAIHNSEVWVATAHDTTSEGSDLPVGSGLRYSSDGGETWTVIPQPRDSKDVDTLFYNSKSTILALGVKTDVNNITYDIAATDSAVWISSYAGMARKSTDKGKTWQVVIIPPDGLDSISPTDSLAFDMSPVSGNLGLIGNLNHRAFSVYAEDWSHVWIGTAGGINKTTDGGKSWVKYNHTDEALPVSGNFVVALNKQTFGGRAIMWAATVNADDPNEKRGVSFSADSGQTWSTTLLGEFCHNIGFKDSLVYAVTDNGIFRSSDVGNSWMETGTIYDDSTKQRVTTAAFYSVNVLGETVWFGGEDGVVQTEDDNAHLFGSSWRLLHAAQGLSSARSTYAFPNPFSPANQSVRLHYYVDKASANVTIRIFDFGMNLVRTVVSDASRSGVSEHDEIWDGRNDKGRQVSNGPYFYQVVVGSEKPVWGKILVLQ from the coding sequence ATGGTTTCCCTGAGTTTGACCGAAGCATACGCACAATTGCTCAATCAAAATTCCTACCGGCTTGAAAGTACCAAAGCCGTGTCGACGTCGAATGCGCCATTGAGCAACAGCGTTACGGACATTGTCATTTCCGGTAACACTGTGTGGCTCGGCACTGGCAAAGGACTTAGCCGATCGACGGACGGCGGCCAAACCTGGACAAACTATTTTGGGAGACCCGAGTTCGGGCAGGAAGATATCTCTGCAGTTGCGATCCATAACTCTGAAGTGTGGGTCGCGACCGCCCACGATACCACAAGCGAAGGGAGCGACCTTCCGGTAGGAAGCGGTCTACGCTATTCTTCCGACGGAGGAGAAACTTGGACGGTGATTCCTCAACCGAGGGACAGCAAGGATGTCGACACGCTCTTCTATAATTCTAAGAGTACTATTCTTGCCCTTGGCGTGAAAACCGACGTTAACAATATAACATACGATATTGCCGCCACAGACAGCGCCGTTTGGATTTCGTCATACGCAGGAATGGCGCGCAAGTCAACAGATAAAGGAAAAACATGGCAGGTTGTCATAATTCCTCCCGATGGTCTTGACAGCATTTCACCGACAGACTCGCTTGCGTTTGACATGTCCCCTGTCTCAGGAAACCTCGGACTCATCGGCAACCTCAATCATCGGGCATTTTCCGTGTATGCAGAGGATTGGTCTCATGTCTGGATCGGAACAGCCGGCGGCATCAACAAAACAACCGATGGCGGAAAATCGTGGGTAAAATACAATCACACCGATGAAGCGCTGCCGGTTTCCGGAAATTTTGTCGTGGCACTCAATAAACAAACTTTCGGGGGACGAGCTATAATGTGGGCGGCGACCGTGAATGCCGATGATCCAAACGAGAAACGGGGCGTAAGTTTTTCTGCGGACAGCGGACAGACATGGAGCACAACGCTCCTCGGCGAGTTTTGCCACAATATCGGCTTCAAGGATTCATTGGTTTATGCCGTAACTGATAATGGGATCTTTCGTTCATCCGATGTCGGGAATTCATGGATGGAAACTGGAACAATCTACGACGATTCCACAAAGCAGCGCGTCACGACAGCGGCATTTTATTCGGTCAATGTCTTAGGGGAGACTGTTTGGTTCGGCGGTGAGGACGGTGTTGTGCAAACGGAGGACGATAATGCTCACTTGTTCGGATCGTCCTGGCGCCTTCTCCATGCCGCCCAGGGCCTTTCTTCCGCTCGATCAACATACGCCTTCCCGAACCCTTTTTCACCGGCGAACCAAAGCGTGCGGCTCCACTATTATGTCGACAAAGCATCCGCAAATGTCACGATCCGTATATTTGATTTCGGGATGAACTTGGTGCGGACCGTCGTTTCTGATGCAAGCCGCAGCGGCGTTTCAGAACATGATGAAATCTGGGATGGAAGGAACGACAAGGGTCGCCAAGTCTCCAACGGCCCTTATTTCTATCAAGTCGTGGTCGGTTCTGAAAAACCTGTGTGGGGAAAAATCCTTGTCCTTCAATAA